In one Oligoflexia bacterium genomic region, the following are encoded:
- the gatA gene encoding Asp-tRNA(Asn)/Glu-tRNA(Gln) amidotransferase subunit GatA, whose product MDLSELTIKSLRDKVRSGEIKARAVVEDSLKRAKDTQGKLNAFITICEKEALLRADQIDKTVSSKKDPGALAGVCVAVKDLLLTKGVKTTAASKILADFIPPYSSTVVEKLEAAGAIIIGKTNLDEFAMGASNENSAFGPVKNPWDLTRVPGGSSGGSAAAVAARIAPASIGTDTGGSIREPASFCGVVGIKPTYGRVSRYGVVAFASSLDQVGPMAQNVEDAALMLEVISGKDKHDSTSADVLVPAFSEKIIDNMKGLKVGLPKEYFVDGIEPEVRKAVDQAVSVLKAQGAEVVEVSLPLTEYGIAVYYLIAPCEASSNLARYDGVRFGHRTSEAKDIHELYRRSRGEGFGAEPKRRIMLGTYALSSGYYDAYYKKACQVRRLIRDDFLKAFSKCDVIATPVATGPAFKLGEKATDPLAMYLNDVFTLSPSLAGIPGLSVNCGFTKEGLPIGLQLLSKHFDEEKIIRAAYTVEKHSGLPVRRPHGF is encoded by the coding sequence GTGGATTTGAGTGAATTAACAATTAAATCTTTACGCGACAAAGTTCGAAGTGGCGAAATCAAAGCGCGAGCTGTGGTTGAAGACTCACTTAAAAGAGCCAAAGACACACAAGGTAAGCTTAACGCCTTTATTACGATTTGTGAAAAAGAAGCGCTCCTTCGTGCTGATCAAATAGATAAAACAGTAAGTTCAAAAAAAGATCCGGGTGCACTCGCGGGAGTTTGTGTCGCCGTAAAAGATCTACTTCTCACTAAAGGTGTTAAAACAACGGCTGCATCAAAAATATTAGCAGATTTTATTCCCCCCTATTCTTCAACTGTTGTTGAAAAACTTGAAGCTGCTGGTGCGATCATAATTGGAAAAACAAATCTTGATGAGTTTGCTATGGGTGCGAGTAACGAAAACTCAGCATTTGGCCCTGTGAAAAACCCCTGGGATCTAACTCGTGTGCCTGGTGGGTCAAGCGGTGGTTCTGCAGCAGCTGTTGCTGCACGCATTGCTCCAGCCTCTATTGGCACAGACACGGGCGGAAGTATTCGTGAGCCCGCAAGTTTTTGTGGAGTAGTTGGAATAAAACCAACCTATGGAAGAGTATCACGCTACGGTGTTGTGGCTTTTGCGTCGTCACTTGATCAAGTCGGGCCCATGGCTCAAAATGTTGAAGACGCCGCATTAATGCTTGAGGTGATCTCAGGAAAAGACAAACACGATTCCACATCAGCAGATGTTTTGGTTCCTGCGTTTAGCGAAAAAATTATCGATAATATGAAAGGCCTTAAAGTTGGTCTTCCAAAAGAATATTTTGTAGATGGAATTGAACCTGAAGTTCGTAAAGCTGTTGATCAGGCGGTGAGTGTTTTAAAAGCTCAAGGTGCAGAAGTGGTTGAGGTTTCTTTGCCACTTACTGAATATGGAATCGCAGTTTATTATTTAATAGCACCTTGTGAGGCAAGCTCAAATCTTGCTCGTTATGACGGCGTACGATTTGGTCATCGCACATCAGAGGCAAAAGATATTCATGAGCTTTACAGGCGCTCACGTGGTGAAGGTTTTGGAGCAGAGCCAAAGCGTCGGATTATGCTTGGCACTTATGCACTATCAAGTGGGTACTATGATGCGTATTACAAAAAGGCCTGTCAGGTACGAAGACTTATTCGCGATGATTTTTTAAAAGCATTTTCAAAATGCGATGTAATTGCAACACCCGTTGCAACAGGCCCCGCATTTAAATTAGGTGAAAAAGCCACTGATCCACTGGCCATGTATCTCAATGACGTTTTTACTTTAAGCCCATCACTTGCGGGTATCCCCGGTTTAAGTGTGAATTGTGGTTTTACAAAAGAAGGTCTTCCAATCGGTTTGCAGCTTTTAAGTAAACACTTTGATGAAGAAAAGATCATTCGCGCCGCTTATACGGTTGAAAAACATTCTGGCTTGCCCGTAAGGAGACCCCATGGCTTTTGA
- the gatB gene encoding Asp-tRNA(Asn)/Glu-tRNA(Gln) amidotransferase subunit GatB, with product MAFEAVIGLEVHAQLLTNTKIFCSCSSSFGAGDNENTCPVCTGMPGALPVLNKQVVDYSILTGLALGCEIRENNVFSRKNYFYPDLPKGYQISQYDEPICIKGKVTFLVDGVENTVGITRAHMEEDAGKSTHHGDFSLVNLNRSSVPLLEIVSDPDIRSAKQAGEYLRNLRSILLYLGVCDGNMEEGSLRCDANVSVRPVGQKAFGTRVELKNINSFRFVEKAIEYEIGRQVDAIEQGQKISQETRLYDPDKNRTMPMRSKEEAHDYRYFPDPDLLTLTVDRAWVEKVKARLPELPLQKLKRFVSEYQIPEYDAQILTTSRPQAEFYEDVVKQGGNPKAASNWIMGDLLRILNEQKLEITQSPITTTQLADLLKHMDAGKISGKIAKTIFEDLAQKKYVGLSVEEIIQKNNLTQVTDTKAIEVVIDKIMTANQGQVDQFRAGKEKVFGFFVGQVMKEMKGQGAPQVVNDLLKKKLKGE from the coding sequence ATGGCTTTTGAAGCAGTAATTGGTCTTGAAGTTCACGCGCAATTATTAACAAACACAAAAATATTTTGCTCATGCTCTTCTTCATTTGGAGCAGGAGATAATGAAAACACATGTCCCGTTTGCACCGGAATGCCAGGAGCCCTGCCCGTTTTAAATAAGCAAGTTGTGGATTACTCAATATTGACGGGCCTCGCATTGGGTTGTGAAATTCGAGAGAACAATGTTTTTTCACGAAAAAATTATTTTTATCCAGATTTACCCAAGGGTTATCAAATTTCTCAATACGACGAACCCATTTGCATTAAAGGAAAAGTTACTTTTTTAGTAGATGGCGTTGAAAACACAGTTGGCATCACACGGGCTCACATGGAAGAAGACGCGGGTAAAAGCACTCATCATGGTGATTTTAGCCTCGTGAATCTTAATCGTAGCTCTGTCCCACTTTTAGAAATCGTAAGTGATCCTGATATTAGATCGGCAAAACAAGCGGGTGAGTATTTAAGAAACCTCAGATCAATTTTACTTTATCTTGGTGTTTGCGATGGAAACATGGAAGAAGGCAGTCTTCGCTGTGATGCAAATGTGAGTGTGCGGCCTGTAGGGCAAAAAGCTTTTGGAACACGAGTGGAGCTTAAAAATATCAATAGCTTTCGTTTTGTAGAAAAAGCTATCGAGTATGAAATTGGTCGGCAAGTAGATGCAATTGAGCAAGGGCAAAAAATTTCACAAGAAACACGGCTGTATGACCCAGATAAAAATCGCACAATGCCTATGCGATCAAAAGAAGAAGCTCATGATTATCGGTATTTTCCAGATCCAGATCTTTTAACTCTAACAGTTGATCGCGCATGGGTTGAGAAGGTGAAGGCTCGATTGCCTGAGCTTCCATTGCAAAAATTAAAGCGGTTTGTAAGTGAATATCAAATTCCTGAATATGACGCGCAAATTCTTACAACCTCTAGGCCACAAGCCGAATTTTATGAAGATGTGGTTAAACAAGGTGGAAACCCCAAAGCCGCGAGTAACTGGATCATGGGTGATCTTTTACGCATCTTAAATGAACAAAAATTAGAAATCACACAATCGCCCATTACAACAACACAACTCGCAGATCTTTTGAAGCACATGGATGCCGGAAAAATTTCCGGAAAAATCGCAAAAACAATTTTTGAAGATTTAGCTCAAAAGAAATATGTAGGTCTTAGTGTTGAAGAGATTATTCAAAAAAACAACCTCACCCAAGTAACAGACACAAAAGCTATTGAAGTTGTCATAGATAAAATCATGACAGCAAACCAAGGCCAAGTAGATCAATTTCGAGCTGGTAAAGAAAAAGTTTTTGGATTTTTTGTAGGACAAGTGATGAAAGAAATGAAGGGCCAAGGCGCCCCGCAAGTCGTCAATGATTTGTTGAAAAAGAAATTAAAGGGAGAATGA
- a CDS encoding PilZ domain-containing protein, with protein MENQTNTTEQTETPAQRFNVELAFEIKRNYARQTNKAEVRNISLTGALVKTEQPLKLSEKIHVFLSVSGRTRKVVATVVWVGDKGAGLQFQPFNNRDLQIVDDIIYYATEKSSSNKDLLESILSKVA; from the coding sequence ATGGAAAACCAAACTAACACCACAGAGCAAACAGAAACACCTGCACAGCGCTTTAATGTCGAGCTTGCATTTGAGATTAAGAGAAATTATGCACGTCAGACCAATAAGGCTGAAGTTCGTAACATTTCTTTAACTGGTGCTCTGGTTAAAACTGAACAACCCTTAAAACTCTCTGAAAAAATTCATGTATTTTTATCAGTAAGCGGACGCACACGTAAAGTGGTAGCTACTGTAGTATGGGTTGGCGATAAAGGTGCTGGTTTACAATTTCAGCCTTTTAATAATCGCGATCTTCAAATCGTGGATGATATTATTTATTACGCCACCGAAAAATCTTCTTCTAACAAAGACTTGTTAGAATCAATTCTCAGTAAAGTTGCTTAA
- a CDS encoding DUF192 domain-containing protein, which produces MKKITLNQTELLVEVADNPELSSQGLMFRTSLKDGEGMIFIFPRSQELGFWMKNTLIPLSIGYFDEKGILFQITDMEPASPMDQKPKTYSSIKPGKYALEVPKGWFVRKNIKLGAKLKL; this is translated from the coding sequence ATGAAAAAAATAACGTTAAATCAAACAGAATTACTGGTTGAAGTGGCTGATAATCCAGAGTTATCATCTCAGGGCTTAATGTTTAGAACTTCTTTAAAAGATGGAGAGGGAATGATTTTTATTTTCCCTCGTTCTCAAGAACTTGGTTTTTGGATGAAAAACACGTTGATCCCATTAAGCATCGGCTACTTTGATGAAAAAGGAATTCTTTTTCAGATCACAGATATGGAGCCGGCTAGCCCCATGGATCAAAAACCAAAAACATATTCCAGTATAAAGCCTGGTAAATACGCTCTTGAGGTGCCCAAGGGGTGGTTTGTGCGAAAAAATATTAAACTTGGCGCAAAACTAAAATTATAA
- a CDS encoding TRAP transporter TatT component family protein, producing MKTKTLVHKTFAAIIFSVFLMKTITIQALTLDQLKRVDRIAEIHETAVDEVLKTSKWLEDVCLADGKDDECFAQLSRVNFFYAVDHDKKDERIKRYQKAIDAADKSLALNTKNITANFWKAAAIGKQGLDIGISKAFGNAPAMKKHLEIILSIDEKFEQAGAHRAMGRLYYELPGWPFSFGSFPKALEHMKKAVALAPEHYGNRIYYAQAELKHTGNKDLARPQIEAVLNMKDDPQHRIEQTEFRELALELKKKL from the coding sequence ATGAAAACCAAGACCTTGGTACATAAAACTTTTGCTGCAATTATTTTTTCTGTTTTCCTCATGAAGACAATAACTATTCAAGCACTGACATTAGACCAGTTAAAACGAGTGGATCGTATTGCAGAAATTCATGAAACCGCGGTGGATGAAGTACTTAAAACATCGAAGTGGCTTGAAGATGTGTGCTTAGCAGATGGTAAAGACGATGAGTGTTTCGCACAATTATCGAGAGTAAATTTTTTCTATGCTGTTGATCACGACAAAAAAGATGAGCGCATTAAACGCTATCAAAAAGCAATTGATGCCGCCGACAAAAGCTTGGCACTGAATACAAAAAACATAACTGCAAATTTTTGGAAAGCCGCCGCAATTGGCAAGCAGGGCTTAGATATCGGAATCAGCAAAGCCTTTGGCAACGCACCTGCAATGAAAAAACATTTAGAGATTATTTTAAGTATCGATGAAAAATTTGAACAAGCGGGTGCCCACAGAGCTATGGGAAGACTCTATTATGAACTACCAGGCTGGCCCTTCAGTTTTGGAAGTTTTCCTAAAGCATTAGAGCATATGAAAAAAGCCGTTGCTCTAGCCCCTGAACATTATGGAAATCGCATTTACTATGCGCAGGCAGAACTAAAACATACAGGCAATAAAGATCTTGCGCGGCCACAGATTGAGGCTGTTTTAAATATGAAAGATGATCCTCAACATAGAATTGAACAAACTGAATTTAGAGAACTCGCATTAGAGTTAAAAAAGAAACTTTAA
- a CDS encoding Ppx/GppA family phosphatase: MKIAAVDLGTNTFLCLIAEVIGQSPTRSLKVIEDVARVVRLGEKVHENRAFLPIALERAARCLTEFQELIKENKVDKVIATATSAARDATNGHKLIQLGRGRGIPIHIIEGRREASLSFAGAVSAVPDAHKRKILVIDVGGGSTELIFSENGNTLKERSFDVGCVRQTEIYLKKDPIDFTEYENMKQVVLKVLKEYGRVDPDLIIAVAGTPTTLACIDQKISFDDSKVEGHVLTKSRIQELAKELGSLTLEERKKVKGLEPLRADVIVAGCALLECGLDVAQQSELRVSTRGLRYGVALNYESFK; encoded by the coding sequence ATGAAAATCGCTGCGGTTGATCTTGGCACAAACACCTTTCTCTGTCTTATTGCGGAGGTGATAGGTCAATCGCCTACGCGATCGCTCAAAGTTATTGAAGACGTTGCGCGCGTTGTGCGTTTGGGTGAAAAAGTTCATGAAAATCGTGCTTTTTTACCTATTGCGCTTGAACGCGCAGCTCGTTGTCTCACAGAGTTTCAAGAGCTGATTAAAGAAAATAAAGTCGATAAAGTAATTGCCACAGCGACTAGTGCAGCACGCGATGCAACTAACGGGCATAAGCTTATTCAATTGGGTCGTGGTCGTGGGATTCCCATTCACATTATTGAGGGTCGTCGAGAGGCATCATTAAGTTTTGCTGGTGCTGTGTCTGCAGTACCCGATGCACACAAAAGAAAAATACTTGTAATTGATGTGGGCGGTGGTTCAACGGAGCTTATTTTTTCTGAAAATGGAAACACGCTTAAAGAAAGAAGTTTTGATGTGGGGTGTGTTCGCCAAACAGAAATCTATCTTAAGAAAGATCCCATTGATTTTACAGAATATGAAAACATGAAACAAGTTGTTCTTAAGGTGTTAAAAGAATATGGGCGTGTTGATCCAGATCTTATTATCGCAGTTGCCGGTACACCCACTACTTTAGCGTGCATTGATCAAAAAATTTCTTTTGATGACAGTAAAGTTGAGGGGCATGTTTTGACAAAATCACGTATTCAAGAACTTGCTAAAGAATTAGGGAGCCTTACTTTAGAAGAAAGAAAAAAGGTAAAAGGCTTAGAGCCGTTGCGAGCCGACGTTATAGTCGCAGGTTGTGCACTTCTTGAGTGTGGTCTTGATGTTGCTCAGCAATCAGAACTTCGCGTTTCGACTAGAGGGCTTCGTTACGGTGTTGCTTTGAATTACGAGAGTTTCAAGTGA
- a CDS encoding AsmA family protein, with the protein MLKKLLIFVGVLVGLFVLALVLVPLFVDANKFRPQIVKTVEDNLNADLELGNLKLSLWGGVNIQIEKLVLSEKGSQGKAIVFAMTDAKLKVPFSSILSGNPSVTLVVQKPQIRVVSGLDGKLNVSKLMKPAAPGSEAAKAQEQAKADAAAGKSSGGSGALPVELSFNIVDGQVTYLDEKANTKTEITGFDFDLLRFGVNKPFNFKMKSNLNVQQMKELTLKGSFTLEGKAGIYMASNGFEKLDLDADADMTDLVVRYTTLMNKTDKVPLKLGVTLTTTDKNLKITRGHLQIADAAVDSVGTIDNFDAPVVNMTLTGKNFNFEHWQQALAPLKDFDMKGGAEFNIKISGPVSKLVFDGKANVNNASLQAPGIVPRVTDMNANLNFTSDTAAISKASLKIGASDLSMDGTIRNFSKPVIVVNVNSKLLDVDSMLPQKTPEQKKADAAAAKQEEQAQQASGQTAPDAEKSASGPISVMKKNPTARAVDFTGRMKVAKIIVNKAELTSLDTELTFKDLVMALKKASASAFGGNLNFNSTIDFRGVDPTYSASGDVSALDINAAITNQMPVMKDTVLGKVYSKFAVNGSGLSKPKVKQSMKGNGNFRIEKGTWSALKAMQGVGEKLKSIPGAKDKLGAVDISGKFKQLKSDFTISDGKFNIVGMIADMEEGNTGVNGNGFVDFDMNLSLAGKILIPGGGDVPGELKNSDGRTAIPYEMGCSATSPCLKMDGPAQIVAKAYLKKEGGAAVKKALEKIDNPQVKELLKKLPF; encoded by the coding sequence ATGCTTAAGAAGCTGTTAATTTTCGTTGGTGTTCTCGTGGGTCTATTTGTTTTGGCCTTGGTTTTGGTTCCGCTTTTTGTAGACGCTAATAAATTTCGTCCACAGATTGTAAAAACTGTTGAAGATAATTTGAATGCTGATCTTGAGTTGGGCAACCTTAAGCTTTCACTTTGGGGTGGTGTTAATATCCAAATTGAAAAACTTGTACTTTCAGAAAAAGGTTCACAAGGTAAGGCCATTGTATTTGCAATGACTGATGCAAAATTAAAAGTTCCTTTTAGCTCAATACTTTCTGGCAACCCATCGGTGACACTCGTTGTTCAAAAGCCCCAAATTCGAGTTGTTTCAGGCCTTGATGGTAAACTTAATGTTTCAAAACTTATGAAGCCAGCAGCTCCAGGCTCTGAGGCAGCTAAAGCACAAGAACAGGCTAAAGCTGACGCTGCTGCAGGTAAAAGCTCAGGTGGAAGTGGTGCGCTACCTGTTGAATTGAGTTTTAATATTGTAGATGGTCAAGTGACATACCTAGATGAAAAAGCAAATACTAAAACTGAAATCACAGGTTTTGATTTTGATTTGTTACGTTTTGGTGTGAACAAACCTTTTAATTTTAAAATGAAATCAAATTTAAATGTTCAACAAATGAAAGAGCTTACTCTAAAGGGTTCATTCACTCTTGAGGGTAAGGCTGGCATTTACATGGCCTCAAATGGATTTGAAAAACTAGATCTTGATGCTGATGCTGACATGACTGATCTTGTTGTTCGCTACACAACATTGATGAATAAAACTGATAAAGTTCCATTAAAGTTGGGTGTTACGCTAACAACAACTGATAAAAATTTAAAAATCACACGAGGGCATTTGCAAATTGCTGACGCGGCCGTTGATTCTGTTGGTACGATTGATAACTTTGATGCGCCAGTCGTAAATATGACCCTCACCGGAAAAAACTTTAATTTTGAACATTGGCAACAAGCCCTTGCTCCTTTGAAAGATTTCGACATGAAGGGTGGAGCTGAGTTTAATATTAAAATTTCAGGGCCTGTTTCTAAGTTGGTATTTGATGGTAAGGCAAATGTGAATAATGCCAGCCTTCAAGCACCGGGAATCGTTCCACGCGTGACTGACATGAACGCAAATCTTAATTTCACAAGTGATACGGCTGCAATTAGTAAGGCCTCACTAAAAATTGGTGCAAGTGATTTATCAATGGATGGAACGATTAGAAATTTTTCTAAGCCTGTAATCGTCGTAAATGTGAATAGTAAACTTTTAGACGTAGACAGCATGCTTCCTCAAAAAACACCTGAACAGAAAAAAGCTGATGCAGCCGCCGCAAAACAAGAAGAACAAGCGCAGCAAGCTTCGGGTCAAACGGCACCTGATGCTGAAAAATCAGCAAGTGGCCCTATTAGTGTGATGAAGAAAAATCCAACAGCGCGCGCTGTTGATTTTACGGGTCGAATGAAAGTTGCAAAAATTATTGTGAATAAGGCCGAACTCACAAGCCTTGATACAGAATTAACGTTTAAAGATCTTGTCATGGCATTAAAGAAAGCAAGTGCCAGTGCATTTGGTGGAAATTTGAATTTTAATTCCACAATCGATTTTAGAGGTGTTGACCCCACATACTCCGCAAGTGGTGATGTCTCAGCTCTTGATATAAATGCCGCGATTACAAACCAAATGCCTGTGATGAAAGATACGGTTTTGGGTAAAGTCTATAGTAAGTTTGCCGTAAACGGTTCGGGGCTTTCAAAACCTAAAGTGAAACAATCAATGAAGGGTAACGGAAATTTTAGGATCGAAAAAGGTACTTGGTCAGCTCTTAAGGCCATGCAGGGTGTGGGTGAAAAACTTAAAAGCATTCCTGGTGCAAAAGATAAATTGGGCGCTGTGGATATTTCAGGAAAATTTAAACAATTAAAATCTGATTTTACTATTTCAGATGGCAAGTTTAATATTGTCGGCATGATTGCAGATATGGAAGAAGGAAACACTGGGGTTAACGGGAATGGTTTTGTAGATTTTGATATGAATCTTTCTCTAGCTGGTAAAATTTTAATTCCCGGTGGTGGTGATGTTCCAGGAGAGCTTAAGAACAGCGACGGTAGAACAGCTATTCCCTATGAAATGGGATGCTCAGCTACTTCACCGTGTTTGAAAATGGATGGTCCTGCGCAAATTGTGGCCAAAGCCTATTTGAAAAAAGAAGGTGGAGCTGCGGTGAAAAAAGCGCTTGAAAAAATCGATAATCCTCAAGTTAAGGAATTGCTTAAAAAATTACCGTTCTAA
- a CDS encoding LysM peptidoglycan-binding domain-containing protein, which yields MRKTSVVLHLLLSALLFTVVSCSSSDEQAEEGSSDVAEASADDGAPVESGDSSMTAGGEQSPPPESAEGEVAAAPTDGEQPSTDGVATEQAPTDSASTDTAAAPTESAPTETAQNDSNSGDLFGAGTTDSSGEPPAPRKKLPLTHIKDVPFEKGGQLLNTVYLAREGDDLAGISQKLFGEDKSKQLKKANPHLKKGVKTGDKVYFNSPTRPDDREKLITVYEDQGLPASTYTTKEGDTLKTLASEWYGAEGSYREIFSINKNLAAPTDLPPGTELQYWPPAATIAAYGAKPGTEVAQAPPPPPVEEPVVAAPPTNTVPTPVPAIGAIDPNIPPVSPPTDLNAPPPPPIAKRKKEKDGMDKDTVMYAAVGGVLLIGGGALVAIRRRNARKSQGLTQV from the coding sequence ATGAGGAAGACATCAGTTGTTTTGCATTTACTCCTTTCAGCTCTGCTTTTCACAGTTGTATCTTGTAGCTCAAGCGACGAACAAGCAGAAGAAGGTTCATCTGACGTAGCAGAAGCTTCAGCAGATGACGGAGCTCCCGTCGAATCAGGCGATAGCTCAATGACAGCTGGTGGTGAGCAATCACCTCCGCCAGAATCAGCTGAGGGTGAAGTAGCTGCCGCACCTACTGACGGTGAACAACCTTCAACTGATGGAGTTGCAACAGAACAAGCGCCCACAGACTCTGCATCAACAGATACAGCCGCAGCTCCTACTGAATCAGCTCCAACTGAGACAGCTCAAAATGATTCAAACTCTGGAGATTTATTTGGAGCAGGTACAACGGATAGTTCTGGAGAACCACCGGCTCCTAGAAAAAAACTTCCGCTCACACATATTAAAGATGTGCCTTTTGAAAAAGGCGGACAATTACTTAATACAGTTTATCTCGCTAGAGAAGGCGATGACCTAGCAGGTATTAGTCAAAAACTTTTCGGCGAAGACAAATCAAAACAACTTAAAAAAGCTAATCCACATTTGAAAAAGGGTGTGAAGACGGGTGACAAAGTTTATTTCAACTCACCTACAAGACCTGACGATCGCGAAAAACTTATTACAGTATATGAAGATCAAGGTTTACCAGCATCGACTTACACCACCAAAGAAGGTGATACACTTAAGACTTTAGCTTCTGAGTGGTATGGCGCTGAAGGTTCATATCGTGAGATTTTTTCAATAAATAAAAATCTTGCTGCTCCTACTGATTTACCTCCTGGAACAGAACTTCAATACTGGCCACCAGCTGCAACAATTGCTGCTTATGGTGCGAAGCCAGGAACAGAAGTTGCACAAGCTCCACCACCACCACCAGTTGAAGAACCCGTGGTTGCAGCACCACCAACAAACACAGTGCCAACACCGGTGCCTGCGATTGGTGCAATTGACCCAAATATTCCACCCGTGTCTCCTCCCACCGATTTAAATGCTCCACCACCACCACCCATCGCAAAACGTAAAAAAGAAAAAGATGGAATGGATAAAGACACAGTTATGTATGCAGCTGTGGGCGGAGTATTACTTATTGGTGGCGGTGCATTGGTCGCAATCAGACGCAGAAATGCCCGTAAGAGCCAGGGCCTCACACAAGTTTGA